Proteins encoded in a region of the Triticum dicoccoides isolate Atlit2015 ecotype Zavitan chromosome 3A, WEW_v2.0, whole genome shotgun sequence genome:
- the LOC119267395 gene encoding embryo-specific protein ATS3A-like, with amino-acid sequence MATAPPPRLLLLALLSCLSLVSAAPSLRPLPRADDDDGLARATGSPSSPSGRGVGARTCWYTVQIKTSCSSPARTSDAISLAFGDVYRDEVYAARLGGAAGAFDRCATDTFKIGGPCGYGVCYLYLRRAGRTGWTPEWVRVYEPTAPSAPSTFRYGDPLPNNVWYGFNRCPRLASSTSTSSSSPSSGAGAAQAM; translated from the coding sequence ATggcgacggcgccgccgccgcggctcctcctcctcgccctgctCTCCTGCCTGAGCCTCGTCTCCGCCGCCCCGTCGCTCCGGCCGCTCCCGCgcgccgacgacgacgacggccTCGCACGGGCCACCGGCAGCCCCTCGTCGCCTTCGGGGCGAGGCGTGGGCGCGCGGACGTGCTGGTACACGGTGCAGATCAAGACGAGCTGCTCGTCCCCGGCGCGCACGTCGGACGCGATCAGCCTGGCGTTCGGGGACGTGTACCGCGACGAGGTGTACGCGGCGCGGCTGGGCGGCGCCGCCGGCGCGTTCGACCGGTGCGCCACCGACACGTTCAAGATCGGCGGGCCCTGCGGGTACGGCGTCTGCTACCTCTACCTCCGCCGCGCCGGCCGCACCGGGTGGACGCCCGAGTGGGTGAGGGTGTACGAGCCCACCGCCCCCAGCGCGCCCTCCACCTTCCGCTACGGCGACCCGCTCCCCAACAACGTCTGGTACGGCTTCAACCGCTGCCCGCGCCtcgcctcctccacctccacctcgtcgtcgtctccttcctctgGCGCTGGTGCTGCGCAGGCGATGTAG